The Erwinia billingiae Eb661 nucleotide sequence CCGGCTCGCAGGCGCCTGCGCTGTATGCTATTTCTCTGCTGGTGGTGTTCCTCTGTCTGGCGGCACTGTATGAGAGCTGGTCGATTCCGTTCTCGGTGATGCTGGTGGTGCCGCTCGGCGTGATCGGCGCGCTGGTGGCCACTTGGGCACGCGGTCTGGAAAATGACGTTTACTTCCAGGTTGGCCTGTTGACGGTTATCGGCCTGTCGGCGAAGAATGCCATTCTGATTGTGGAATTCGCCAATGAAATCAATTCAAAAGGCCGGGATCTGCTGGAATCGACCCTGGAAGCCTCGAAACAGCGTCTGCGTCCGATTCTGATGACCTCACTGGCCTTTATCTTTGGCGTATTGCCGATGGTGATCAGTAACGGGGCCGGCTCCAGTAGCCAGCATGCGGTGGGCACGGGCGTGATGGGCGGTATGATTTCCGCCACGGTGCTGGCGATCTTCTTTGTCCCGCTGTTCTTTGTGTTAGTCAGACGGCGCTTCCCGGTACAGGAAAAACCCGGCAAATAAACGAACAAAGGCAGCACCGAGGTGCTGCCTTTTTCTGTTCTGGAGGTGGCCGGTGTTGCCCGATCCGCCTTACTTAAAGAAGGTGTTATTTACGCGTTAACATTGCTTCGATAAAGTCTTTCCAGGTCCCCATTTCTGTATCAATCATAAATCACCTCTCTTTTATTGTGGGTCCATTATAGGATTAATCCTAAGGCGAAGTGAATCATTTTCGCTCACCCATACCATCGGCAGTTTCGATCAAAACTGTAATTTGCGTGGCAGGACACAGTTCTGCCGTTATCATTGGCAGACTAATCAATAGCGTGATTATCGTTCGAAAACCAGAGGGAAAAGCATGATTCAGATGGTACTGACGACCTCTTACGAAAAACCTGACGTCGACTGGCAGGAACTGGCCGATCTTATCGAGCGCGCCGGCCTTAGCCGCCGCGATCCGCACACTCTTCAGCGCGCCTATCAGCATTCTCAGTTTGTCTGGTTTGGCTACGTCGAAGGTAAGCTGATGGCGACGGCGCATGCCATTAGCGACATGACCTATGCTTCCTACCTTTCCGATGTGATTGTCGACGCGACTTTCCAGGGCAAGGGATATGGCGGGCAATTGATGGCGGCGATTATGCAAGCGCTGGCGCCCTGTGGAAAAGTCTTTATCTACTCAATGCCGGACAAAATCAGCTTCTATAAGAAACTGGGCTATGCGCCATTAACGACCGGGATGATTTATGCAGAAGGGACGGCATTACTGAGGTTGCAGGAGAAGGGATTCGTCAGCGGATAGAACCTGGGGGGCCCTGCGCCCCCCATCCACGTCCACTGTTATTTCAGAACTATCACTTTATCGTAGCCGCCGCTCTCGCTGTCGATATGCGTTTTGGCATCGGGATGGTCCAGCATCACCGCCTCAACGATGTGATTGAACTCATCACACCGGCTGGTTTTCTTCCGCACGATCACGATCATTGATTGTGTCTCTTCAACCGAATGGGCGGAAGACGCTTTCATATAGTTCATATTGTCCCTCCTTACGCTAAGTCTCTGTCTGGGTGATGATATTCTGTGCTTCCCTGCTGCCTCGCAGGCGCATCCGTTGTAGACTAACCGCCTGAACAGTATCGAATATAGTTGAAACCCACAGAAAAAAGAAGGGAACCGTCATGCTTACAATGTACGGCATCAAAAATTGCGACACCATTAAGAAGGCGCGAAAGTACCTGGAAGCTGAGGCGGTGGCCTATCAGTTTCATGACTACCGCGCCGATGGCCTGGACAGCGCAACCTTACAGGGCTTCATCGACGTGCTGGGCTGGGAAGCCTTGCTGAATACCCGTGGCACCACGTGGCGCAAGCTCAGCGAAGAAACGCGCAATGGGGTGAATAATGCGGCAACTGCTCGCGAACTGATGCTGGAACAGCCGGCAATCATCAAACGCCCGTTGCTCTGCAGCGCAGACGGCTCTATGCTGCTGGGCTTTAGTGAAGCAACCTACCAGCCATTTATTTCGGAGAAGTCCTGATTATGTTTTGTCCGGTCATCGAGCTGACGCAGCAGCTTATTCGTCGCCCTTCCCTCAGCCCGGATGATGCCGGCTGTCAGGCTATTTTGATCGAACGCCTTAAGGCGCTAGGCTTCACCATTGAGCCGATGAACATTGGCGATACCCTGAATGTCTGGGCTTGGCGTGGCCAGGGCGAGACGTTGGCCTTTGCCGGGCATACCGACGTAGTGCCAACCGGCGATGCCAGCCGCTGGATCAACCCGCCGTTTGAACCGACCATCCGTGATGGCATGCTGTACGGGCGCGGCGCGGCCGATATGAAAGGCTCGCTGGCGGCGATGATTGTCGCGGCGGAGCGCTTCGTAACCAGCAATCCGAATCATAAAGGCCGTCTGGCTTTCCTGATTACGTCTGACGAAGAAGCCAGCGCCACCAATGGCACAGTGAAAGTGGTTGAAGCGCTAATGGCGCGCAAAGAGCGCATGGATTACTGTCTGGTCGGCGAACCGTCCAGCACCGAAATCGTCGGCGACGTGGTGAAAAATGGCCGCCGCGGATCGATGACCGCCAATCTGACCGTGCATGGCGTTCAGGGTCACGTGGCCTATCCTCATCTGGCCGACAACCCGGTTCACCGCGCGCTGCCGGCGCTCAATGAGCTGGTCGCCACCGAGTGGGACCAGGGCAATGAATTCTTCCCGCCGACCAGTATGCAGATTGCCAACGTGCAGGCCGGAACCGGCAGCAACAATGTGATCCCCGGTGAATGCTTTGTGCAGTTTAACTTCCGCTTCAGCACCGAGCTGACGGACGCGATGATTAAGCAGAAAGTGCAGGAGCTGTTGGATCGTCACCAGCTGCGTTACACGCTGGAGTGGAATGTTTCCGGCCAGCCGTTCCTGACGTCTCGCGGTAAGTTGGTCGATGCGGTAGTAAATGCCGTTGAGCACTATAATGAAATTAAACCGCAGTTGCTGACCACCGGCGGCACTTCAGACGGTCGTTTTATCGCCCGAATGGGTGCGCAGGTGGTTGAACTGGGTCCGGTGAATGCCACCATTCATAAAATCAATGAGTGTGTCAAAGCCGCCGACCTGCAACTGCTGAGCCGCATGTACCAGCGGATTATGGAACAGCTAATCGCTTAAGCGAATAAGGTGAGAATATGGAATGGCTGAAAGAGTATTGGTGGCTGTTGGTGATTGTGCTGATGGTAGGCGTGCTGATGAACGTCTATAAAGATCTGAAGCGCATCGATCCGAAAAAATATATGGCGAACAAACCGGATTTGCCACCGCATCGGGATTTTAACGATAAGTGGGATGACGACGACGACCTGCCGAAAAAGAAATAAATCGCAGGGGCTTCGGCCCCTGCTTTACCCTTCCCGTTCTATCCGCTCACTTTCCTGAATTACGATAATGCTTTGATTGCCTCTATCACGCTCTGCCAGCGTTGGCTGGCTGCGGCATCCAGGCCCGTTAACGCTCTTTGCGTCTCCTGTCGCCAACCGGCCAGCAGTGCCTTGCGGCCAGACAGGCCAAAGTGCTGATTGAGTTCCGCTGCCGACTTCTCCCCCACCATCGCCCCGTTAAGCAACGGCAGATCGCTCTGGCACTGGCTGACCAGCCGCCCCAGCGCGCCAAAGCTGGCTTCAAACGGACGGTGGCCCCAGGCAAAGCCTGCCAGCTCGCGCCAGTCTTCTTCATTCAGCTGCCGATCGTCCGCCTCAGGCAGTTGCAGTGCGATGCCGGGAACAAGTCGCTGTAACCACGGCCAGTCGCGTTGAAGCCGTTTTTCGGCACAGGCCTGCAGCTGTTCAGCCGGTTCACTTAATGGCAGGATCGCCATCGCCGTAAAACAGCCGCTGCTGGCTTCACGCTGGCTGCCCAGCCGCATTAGCTTAAAGCCGCAGGATTGCCAGAAGGCCCAAAGCTCTGCGGTATACCCAAAGCTGACCGACAAATAATCCAGCCCGTCGGCATCTTCCCTGCTCCGTTCCACCATTTGACGGCCGATGCCCTGGCGCCGCCGTTCAGGTGCAATGGCAATCCGACTGATACGCCGGGAACGAAGCTGGGCGGCTGCGGGCCAGCCACCATGAGCGGCTAGAGACTGCGCCACCAGATTTCCCCGGGGACGCCGAAAGCCGGCCCAGACCGCCTCGGACAGAGCGGCTGTCAAACCACCTTCATCAACCAGTAGCATCGCCCCCTGCACGGTATTGCCCTGCGATGCCAGGCTGAAATGCATGCCTGGCGCATCCATCATCCGCCGCAAATCCAGCGGCGAAGTACGGTAGTGGGCGCTCGCCAGCAGCTGATACATGGCGGACAATTGTTGCGGCTGAGTCAGCCAGGCGGATTGCTCAGGGAACGAAAACTGCAGCGGCAGCGTGCTTTGCTCTGGCTCCGCTTCCGCAATCAGCAGCGCCTGATTAATAAAGCGCTCCAGCGGATCATCGGCTGACCAGCGCAGCGGCTGATCCAGTTTACGCAGCGTCACCTGCGGCAGGCTGGCACAGAATTTCAGCATAAAGCCGCGACCGGTGCCTTCGTAACCCTGCAAGGTCGAGGTCAGCAACACGCGGGGATACAGCGCCACCAGCTGCCGCAGGATCGGCGCCGGTATGGCTGCGGCTTCGTCCACCAGCAGCCAGTCGATCGGCTGCGGCCGCTGTTCAGGGCTGAGAGCCAGCAGCCGGTCCGGTGCGATAAACTCAAAAGCGTCGCCGGCGAATTCTGCCAGCACATCGGTGGCCACTTTGGCCGGTGCGGTTATCAGGCAACGCCCTGGCCAGCGTGCCGCCAGCAGCCCGGCCAGCGCAGACTTTCCTCTGCCGCGCGGTGCGACAATCACAGAGATACCGGGCTCGCTGGCCAGCAACGCATCTAGCACTGCCTGCTGCTGTGACGTATCATCAGGCCGCCAGGCAGGCGATGTGGGCAGAGACGGTAAGGTGAATGGCTGATGCTGCTGGAGCAGCGCAATGCTGTCGTCCTGCTCAACCAGTTGCTGAAAACGACGGATAAAATTACAGGAAGGAATGGCCGAAGCCTGTTCGCTCCAGCGCAATGAATCGGTGTCTGGTAAGGTGGCCCAACGCGACCAGTCGGGCACCAGCATCAGCAGCCAGCTGCCTGCTTTTAGCGTGCCGGAAAGTGCGGCCAGCGCTTCGGCATGAAAACCGCTGCGGGCATCAAACACCGCGTGCAGAAACTCGCGCCCCAGCAGGGTTCTTGCCGCCGCCGGCGCGCAGTTCAGCGGACTGTGGGGTGCATCGCCCAGCCACATCCAGTCGCCCGGTAACCAGGCCATCCACTGCTCGGCCTGATGCTGGCACCAGCTATCGTCGCCGCTGATCACCAGGATTTGCCGCAGCCCGTGCTGCCTGAGATGTTCGCTATGGCGTAGTGTGTCGTTAACCCCGGCCATAATCAGCGACTAAAGGTGTCGCACTGGCCCGGATTACCGCTATCAAACCCTTTTTTGAACCAGCTGTAACGCTGCTCTGACGTCCCATGGGTAAAGCTGTCCGGTACTACCCGACCCTGACCACGCTGTTGCAGACGATCGTCACCGATCGCTTCAGCGGCGTTAAGCGCTTCCTGCAAATCGCCAGGTTCAAGGATATTTTGCTTTTGCATGTAGTAACCCCACACGCCCGCAAAGCAGTCCGCCTGTAACTCCATTTTCACCGAAAGCTGATTAGCCTGAGTCTGGCTTGCACCCTGCTGCATCTGGCGGACTTTTTGCTCAATGCCCAACAATCTCTGTACGTGGTGACCCACTTCATGAGCAATAACATATCCCTGGGCGAAATCTCCGTCCGCCCCCAGCTTGTTTTTCATTTCATCGTAAAACGACAGGTCAATGTAAACCGTGGTATCAGCCGGGCAGTAAAAAGGCCCCATCACTGACTGACCGGTACCACAACCTGTGCGGGTCGCCCCGCGATACATCACCAGCTTTGGTGGTGTATAGGTTTTACCCATTTTCTGAAAAAGCTGCTGCCAGGTATCTTCCGTGGTAGCCAGGATCACTGAGGTAAATTTGGCCGCTTCATCCTGCTGCGGCTTGATGCTGCTCTGGCGTTGCGGGGCTGGCTGAGAAACGCTGCTGCTTTCACCGGTCAGCAACGGGCTAAGGTCATAGCCATAGTAGCTGGCGATCACCACCACAATCAGCAGAATGATGCCGCCTTTGCCCCGGGGAATGCGCATTCTTCCCGCCCCCATTGATGGCGACGAACCAGAATCATCACGGCGATCGTCCACATTGTCGCTCTCGCGGCGCCCTTGCCAACGCATACCTTACCTCTCGTTATGTCCATTTCACGGCTGTTAGATTGATTTTAGACGTGTGTCTCAGGTAACACCAGCTAACCGGGCGTAACCTGCGATTTGAGTTAATCAGACGGGGAGAATACGGGCAATGCGAGGGAAAAGAAAGGCTGCGGTATGAGCGCCGCAGCCACAAATCTTAGTCGAGCTTCACACCCAGACGGGTGGCGACTTCTTCATAGGCTTCAATCAGGCCGCCCAGACTCTGACGGTAACGGTCTTTGTCCATTTTGTTCAGGGTGTCTTTATCCCACAGGCGCGCGCCGTCCGGCGAGAACTCATCGCCCAGCACCACTTCACCCTTGAACAGGCCAAACTCCAGCTTGAAGTCCACCAGGATCAGGCCAGCATCGGAGAACAGCTTGCTCAGTACTTCGTTCGCTTTGTAGGTCAGCTCACGCATACGGGCCAGATTCTCTTTGTTCACCCAACCAAAGGTTTCGCAGTAGGATTCGTTAACCATCGGATCGTGCTTGGCATCATCCTTCAGGAACAGGTCAAACAGCGGTGGGTTGAGGATCATTCCCTCTTCCACGCCCAGACGCTTCACCAGCGAGCCAGCGGCACGGTTACGCATCACGCACTCTACCGGGACCATATCCAGCTTTTTGACCAGCGCTTCGTTATCAGACAGCAGCGCTTCCATTTGCGTTGGGATACCGGCTTCCTGCAGTTTAGTCATGATGAAATGGTTAAACTTATTGTTAATCATTCCTTTGCGATCAAACTGTTCGATACGTTCACCGTCCAGTGCTGACGTATCGTTGCGGAATTCGAGTACCAACAGATCCGGGTTTTCGGTGCTGTAAACGGTTTTCGCTTTGCCGCGATACAACTCAGCTTGCTTTTGCATCTTCTTAAACTCCAAAAATAGAACGGGAAAAATTGTGCTGTGGCTAGTTTATTCTCTGTGGCGAAAAAATCGAAGCAATCGTTTACGTACAGAGGAATAAAAAAGGCCGGAGAGATCCGGCCTTAGGGTTTACTTGCTAAAGGCTGCGTTAAATACGGCAACCAGTGCGTCGTTTTGCGACTGGGTCAACGTATGGCCTTTAGGATCGAGGAACTGCAGGCTGCTGCGGTTATCCAGATCGCCGACCTGCAGCTTATAATCGCCGTTGGTCAGACCCGGATCTTTCGCGCCCAGCGCGTCCCACTCATCACTGCCCAGCGTTTTGTAAGTCACGTTCAGGCTGCCCTGAGAACGGTTAGTATCGGTGACTTTCCAGCCTGCGCGTTGCAGGGCTGCTGGCAGACGTTCCCACACGGTGTTGAACGGTGCGCGAACAATCAGATCCGGCAAGCCGGTATCATCTGCGCCGCTCTGCACGTCAATCTGCGCGGAACTGCGTTTAGCTGCCGCGTTTTCACGTGAGGTTTCGTTTTTATCCAGACCGCTGCTCAGCTCGTTCAGCATCTGCGCGGTGTAGCGCTGCAGCTGGACCGGTGAGTTCACGCCTTTGCCTTCCTGCTGCAGTTCCAGCAGTTTGACCGACAATGCCTGCTGATAACCCTGCTGCTGCACGCTGATCTGGTAGCGGCCACGATACTGGTGATCTTCATCAGCACGGTTCCACTGCACCCAATCGGTGGTCAGCGTCTGGGTGGCATCAGTCCGGCTGGCAATCGGGTAATTCTTCGCCTGCACCACATCGACAACCTGCGGCCACAGTGAACCGGTACGCGCGCTGTCCAGCAACAGGACGCCAGAATTACCGGCAAACTGCGTCCGGGTGCCGTTCATCAACGCCAGTGGCTGAGCCGGTGGACGGATGTCCAGCTGCTTGCCAATCGCGCCGGTGGTGCTGGCGGAAGGAATGTCGAAATCGCCATTCTGCAACGGCATCACCATCCCTGCCGGGGCGTGCAGATCGCTTACATCAGCCGCTTTCAGATAAGATTCATCGCCGCTGACCTGACGCTTGTAACGCTGGTCGCTGGAACATGCTGCCAGCAGCATCACCAAAGAAAGCCCTACCACTTTTGCTACCGTGGACTTTTGTACTGAATAAGCCATTAAAACTCCCTAAATTTACAGCAGACCTGCGCTTTTCAGTGCCTGCTCAACAACCGGACGACCGGCATCAGTCATCGGCGTCATCGGCAGACGCAGCGTGTCGGTTGCAATTAATCCTAACTGCTTAGCAGCCCATTTAACCGGGACAGGATTAGGCTCAATGAATAGCTTCTGATGCAGATGCATCAGGCGCTGATTAAGGCGTCGCGCTTCGGTAAAATTGCCCTGGCTGGCCAGTTTGCACAATTCTGCCATTTCACGCGCGGCAATGTTTGCCGTCACAGAGATTACGCCCTGTCCGCCAAGCTGCATGAAGTCGAGGGAAGTCGCATCGTCGCCACTTACCAGGATGAAATCTTCATCAACCAGCTCTTGGATCTGACTAACCCGCGATAAGTTCCCGGTAGCCTCTTTGATTCCGATAATATTTTTTATTTTCGCCAGGCGACCCACCGTTTCTGGCAGCATATCGCAACCCGTACGTGACGGGACGTTATACAGCATTTGCGGCAAATCGGTGCTTTCAGCAATGGCTTTGAAGTGCTGATACAGCCCTTCCTGAGTGGGACGGTTGTAGTATGGCGTCACGGTCAGGCAGCCTACCACGCCGCTTTTTTCAAAGCGTTTGGTCAGAGCAATCCCTTCAGCGGTGGCGTTAGCGCCGGTTCCGGCGATCACCGGAATGCGGCCGTCGGCCAGTTCCAGCGTCATCATCACCACGTCACCATGTTCGTCATGGCTTAATGTGGCGGATTCACCGGTAGTCCCTACTGAGACAATTGCCGCGGTTCCGCTGGCAACATGATAATCAATCAGTTTTTTCAAACTCGCACGGCAGACAAACCCTTTGTCATCCATCGGCGTGACGAGTGCAACAATACTTCCCGTGAACATTAGCCATCCCCTCCACAAACAAGTCCTTCATGGTACGGTTTACGGCACTCTAAAAGCAAGCAGACAAGCCCCCCAGGCCACTTGGCATAGGGTATTTTTTATGTTTACCTTAGAGTTATCACAATTGCTAATCATCATGACGGACAGGAAGCATCATTTTGCCGCAGTCACAGCAACATCATCTGGTTATCACCGCACTGGGGGTTGACCGCCCGGGGATCGTTAACACCATCACCCGCCACGTCAGCAGCTGCGGTTGCAACATTGAAGATAGCCGTCTGGCCATGCTGGGTGAGGAATTCAGCTTTATCATGCTGCTTTCCGGCAGTTGGAACGCGATTACGCTGATTGAATCCACCCTGCCGCTAAAAGGCGCGGAGCTGGAGCTGCTGATCGTGATGAAGCGCACCACCTTCCGCGAACGGCCGCCCATGCCCGCCACGGTCTGGGTTCAGGTGGAAGTAAAGGATTCACCGCATATTATTGAGCGCTTCACCGATCTGTTTGATTCCCATCAGATGAACATCGCCGAGCTGGTGTCCCGCACGCAGCCCGCGCAAGAAAATCAGCCGCCTTTACTCTATATTCAAATTACCGCTCACAGCCCCGCAAGCCAGGATGCCTCATTTATTGAGCAGGCATTCAACAGGCTATGTACAGAACTGCAGGCGCAAGGCACTATTAACGTCGTCCAGTACCCACAGCATGATGAAAAAATGGAGAGTAGTGATGAATCCACTGAAAGCCGGTGATACCGCACCGAAATTTAGCTTGCCCGATCAGGATGGCGAACAAGTAAATTTGACCGACTTCCAGGGACAGCGCGTTCTGGTGTATTTCTACCCGAAAGCGATGACGCCAGGTTGCACCGTTCAGGCTTGCGGTCTGCGTGACAGCATGGATGAGCTGAAAAAAGCCGGTGTTGATGTGTTAGGGATCAGCACCGATAAGCCAGAGAAACTGTCGCGATTTGTTGAGAAAGAGCTGCTGAACTTTACGCTGCTTTCCGATGAAGACCATCAGGTCTGCGAACAGTTTGGCATCTGGGGTGAGAAGACGTTCATGGGCAAAACCTATGATGGCATCCACCGGATCAGCTTCCTGATTGGCACCGATGGCAAGGTTGAGCATGTGTTTGATGACTTCAAAACCGCCACTCACCACGACATCGTGATGGACTACCTGAAGAGCGCCTGATCCCAGGCGCAACATAAAAAGGGCAGAAGAGAGTGCCCCTTAATCTCCGGTTTGTCGCCGAAGATTAAGGCACAGCGCCGCTTCTGCCCTTTTCTTATCCCGCTATGTGCGTTTTTTCGGCTCGACGTTCAGCTCATCAGGCCAGGCATGCACCACCGCTTTGATCAGCGTGGCCAGCGGAATGGCGAAGAACACCCCCCAGAATCCCCACAGCCCGCCAAATATCACCACCGACAGAATGATCACCAGCGGATGCAGATTGACCGCTTCTGAGAACAGCACCGGCACCAGAATATTGCCGTCCAGCCCCTGAATAATCAGATAGACGATAATCATCGTCCAGAAGTCGCCGCCGAGGCCCCATTGTGCCAGGCCCACGCCGATGACCGGAATGGTCACCGCCAGCGCGCCGACATACGGGATCAGCACCGAGAAGCCAACCAACACCGCCAGCAGCAGCGCATAGTTCATGCCGATCGCGAGGAAGCCAATCCAGGTGGCGATACCGACCACCACCATCTCCAGCACTTTGCCGCGAATGTAGTTGGAGACCTGCTGGTTCATCTCTGCCCACACCTGACCGGCCAGGCCACGGTTGCGCGGCAGAACGCGGCTGATGGCCGCCAGCATCTGATCTTTGTCCTTCAGCAGGAAGAACACCATCAGCGGCACCAGCACCAGATAAATCGCCAGGGTCATAATGCCCACCAGCGAAGCCAGCGAGTACTTCACCAGCTGGTCGCCCATGCCGCTCAGGCGGCTGCGCAGGTTCTCCACCACGATATCGACGATGCCCACGTCCATCAGCGTTGGGAAGCGCTCCGGTAAGCGGGTGGCATAGTGATACAGGCCGTTAAGCATGGTCGGCAGTTCATGCGCCAGGTTAATCCCCTGTTGCCAGGCAACGGGCGCGACCACCAGCACTAACACCATTAATAAAGAGGCAAAGATAATCAGGATGATGGCGGTCGCCCAGGTACGGGAACAGCCCAGGCGTTCGAGGCGCACCGTTGGCCACTCCAGCAGATACGCCACCACTAACGCCACCAGCAGCGGGGCCAGCAGGCCGTTAAAGAAAAACAGAATACAAAAGGCGGCGATCAGGATGGCCAGCAAGGCGATAGCCTGTGGATCGCTGAAGCGGCGGCGATACCACTGAATTAAGAGGTCCAGCATGTGAAACGTCCTTGCGTACTAAGGGGGGAAACAGTCTACCTGAAGGGTGAGGCTCTGTCGCGTGGCTGTCCGGCGTGGCGGGATGCCAGGCCGGACGGGTGAGGATTAGCCGCTGTGACGTTGCGGGTGCATCTCAAGCTGCGGTTCTGGCTGGCTGGCTATAACACGGTTACGTCCGGCATTTTTCGCCTGATAAAGCGCATCATCAGCCTGCTTGAACACCCGCTCCATCGAGATTTCATCCGGTGACCAGAACGCCACGCCAATCGAAATCGAAATATGCCCAACGGTCGGTAATTCCAGCTGCTCAATCTTTCTTCTGACGCGCTCGGCAATCGCCATCGCCACATCACGATCGGCGCCAGGCATGATCATCAGAAACTCTTCCCCGCCGTTACGGCAGACAACGTCGGTCTGTCGGGAGCTATTACCCAGCTGATCGGCGACGCTTTTAATCACGTTATCGCCCACATCATGACCCCAGGTATCGTTCACCCGCTTAAAGTGATCGATGTCCACCGCCAGCACGGCAAACGGCTGACGGGTCGCGAGGAAATATTCCAGCACCGCGTTCAGGCCGCGACGGTTAAGCAGTTCGGTCATTGGATCGGTCTGCACTTCGAACTTCAGCCGGCCGATTTTATCCTGCAACAAACCAATCCCGGCCAGCATCGCGCGTTTGATTTGCGACGATTCATAATACCAGGAGCGGATGCCGTTAATCTCTTTCGACACGCCTGGCGCGTCCATCTGGCTGGCCTTACGGGCCAGTTGCCATAGCGGTAACGCAATCAGGCGCGCAAGGATCCAGGCACAAATCAGGGTCAGTAGCGCGAAGGGAACCGAATGCTGCAGCACCTTCATCAACAGGCTGTTCAGCGGTTCAAGGGTGGTCTGCGTCGGTTTAAGCGCGACGATGGTCCAGCCCGGCGTGGAGACCGTGGCGTAACCTGCCAGCATCGGTTCGCCGCTGGCTTTCGGGATCTGCTGGTAGCCGTTGCTGTTCTTCTCCCGGACATCGTCCGCGATCAGCGGGGCAATTTTCTGCCCAATCAGTTTGGCGTTCTGGTGGTAGAGCACCCGGTTGTCGCCATCAACCACATACAGTGACGAACCATCGCGGTAGAACTGCTCGCCGAGCAATTCATTCAGAATACTTTTTTTCTTCAGGTAGATCGTGCCGCCGACAAAGCCCAGATAGCTGCCGGTTTTTGACCAGACAGGATAAGAGACAAACACCATCAGGTTGTTGGCCGCCGAAATGCTCGGTTTGCCGATCAGCGGTTTGCGCTCAGCCAGTGCCTGCGTGGTGCTGCTGCTGGTCAGATGCATGCCTTTCAGCATCAGAGACTCGGGCGAAATCGCTTTCACCCAGCCATTGGCGTCGACAATCACCACCGAGTTAAAGCTGTTAGTCTGTTCGCGCAGGCGATCGACCTCACTTTGCAACGCCGCATCGTTATCCATACCGTCGCCCAGCACTTTGGCACTGAACGCCAGCTGTGACTGCGCCAGCTGAAAAAACATTTCAGTGGTGGAGGCCAGTTTCGTGGCGTAAACGCGGTTGGATTCGAGCGTATTATTGATCAGCACTTCACGCTGTACTCGCCAGGTGGCGTACAGTGAGTTGGCCAGTGTAATCACGATGCTGGCCACGGCTAATAATGTAATAAGCGTGCGTAAGTCCGTCTTGGGGCGACTTAGCCTCAACATGGACTCACCTCGGTGAGACGTTTCATAATGTAGCGCCTTATTATTTTATGTGCGCATTTGATAAGTGCGTGTTATGCCCTGGTAAAGCACACGCCAATTGTACACCTCTCGTTCGTTTTGGGAATATTCTGACGCCCTTTATACCAATAATAATTTGGTTTAATCGATAAGCCCGTTGGCATCATAGAAGGGATAAGGGCCATCAAATTGCCCGACGACGCACTGATGGGTGACCACCCCCTGCTCCGG carries:
- the bcp gene encoding thioredoxin-dependent thiol peroxidase; protein product: MNPLKAGDTAPKFSLPDQDGEQVNLTDFQGQRVLVYFYPKAMTPGCTVQACGLRDSMDELKKAGVDVLGISTDKPEKLSRFVEKELLNFTLLSDEDHQVCEQFGIWGEKTFMGKTYDGIHRISFLIGTDGKVEHVFDDFKTATHHDIVMDYLKSA
- the dapA gene encoding 4-hydroxy-tetrahydrodipicolinate synthase yields the protein MFTGSIVALVTPMDDKGFVCRASLKKLIDYHVASGTAAIVSVGTTGESATLSHDEHGDVVMMTLELADGRIPVIAGTGANATAEGIALTKRFEKSGVVGCLTVTPYYNRPTQEGLYQHFKAIAESTDLPQMLYNVPSRTGCDMLPETVGRLAKIKNIIGIKEATGNLSRVSQIQELVDEDFILVSGDDATSLDFMQLGGQGVISVTANIAAREMAELCKLASQGNFTEARRLNQRLMHLHQKLFIEPNPVPVKWAAKQLGLIATDTLRLPMTPMTDAGRPVVEQALKSAGLL
- a CDS encoding AI-2E family transporter; the encoded protein is MLDLLIQWYRRRFSDPQAIALLAILIAAFCILFFFNGLLAPLLVALVVAYLLEWPTVRLERLGCSRTWATAIILIIFASLLMVLVLVVAPVAWQQGINLAHELPTMLNGLYHYATRLPERFPTLMDVGIVDIVVENLRSRLSGMGDQLVKYSLASLVGIMTLAIYLVLVPLMVFFLLKDKDQMLAAISRVLPRNRGLAGQVWAEMNQQVSNYIRGKVLEMVVVGIATWIGFLAIGMNYALLLAVLVGFSVLIPYVGALAVTIPVIGVGLAQWGLGGDFWTMIIVYLIIQGLDGNILVPVLFSEAVNLHPLVIILSVVIFGGLWGFWGVFFAIPLATLIKAVVHAWPDELNVEPKKRT
- the bamC gene encoding outer membrane protein assembly factor BamC; this translates as MAYSVQKSTVAKVVGLSLVMLLAACSSDQRYKRQVSGDESYLKAADVSDLHAPAGMVMPLQNGDFDIPSASTTGAIGKQLDIRPPAQPLALMNGTRTQFAGNSGVLLLDSARTGSLWPQVVDVVQAKNYPIASRTDATQTLTTDWVQWNRADEDHQYRGRYQISVQQQGYQQALSVKLLELQQEGKGVNSPVQLQRYTAQMLNELSSGLDKNETSRENAAAKRSSAQIDVQSGADDTGLPDLIVRAPFNTVWERLPAALQRAGWKVTDTNRSQGSLNVTYKTLGSDEWDALGAKDPGLTNGDYKLQVGDLDNRSSLQFLDPKGHTLTQSQNDALVAVFNAAFSK
- a CDS encoding glycine cleavage system transcriptional repressor, producing MPQSQQHHLVITALGVDRPGIVNTITRHVSSCGCNIEDSRLAMLGEEFSFIMLLSGSWNAITLIESTLPLKGAELELLIVMKRTTFRERPPMPATVWVQVEVKDSPHIIERFTDLFDSHQMNIAELVSRTQPAQENQPPLLYIQITAHSPASQDASFIEQAFNRLCTELQAQGTINVVQYPQHDEKMESSDESTESR
- a CDS encoding sensor domain-containing diguanylate cyclase, with translation MLRLSRPKTDLRTLITLLAVASIVITLANSLYATWRVQREVLINNTLESNRVYATKLASTTEMFFQLAQSQLAFSAKVLGDGMDNDAALQSEVDRLREQTNSFNSVVIVDANGWVKAISPESLMLKGMHLTSSSTTQALAERKPLIGKPSISAANNLMVFVSYPVWSKTGSYLGFVGGTIYLKKKSILNELLGEQFYRDGSSLYVVDGDNRVLYHQNAKLIGQKIAPLIADDVREKNSNGYQQIPKASGEPMLAGYATVSTPGWTIVALKPTQTTLEPLNSLLMKVLQHSVPFALLTLICAWILARLIALPLWQLARKASQMDAPGVSKEINGIRSWYYESSQIKRAMLAGIGLLQDKIGRLKFEVQTDPMTELLNRRGLNAVLEYFLATRQPFAVLAVDIDHFKRVNDTWGHDVGDNVIKSVADQLGNSSRQTDVVCRNGGEEFLMIMPGADRDVAMAIAERVRRKIEQLELPTVGHISISIGVAFWSPDEISMERVFKQADDALYQAKNAGRNRVIASQPEPQLEMHPQRHSG